One stretch of Prunus persica cultivar Lovell chromosome G1, Prunus_persica_NCBIv2, whole genome shotgun sequence DNA includes these proteins:
- the LOC18793300 gene encoding uncharacterized protein LOC18793300 has product MRENQTPLKDQARPSKLANRVSKKNIPKKSLNTVFSSVSEDVTVDTSNNSLDSTPVSEISEVNDDGDITASLMLVPDQALSASSETSFSSDLIPSPQASVDKDEPDHVSLSIGKSSEYVASNFGSVEAEIVAGFLREARTQVSNAGLDTKSKKLLDALLEIVIEDFHTLPVKRDRAAELLSAKTYIVIVCFLLWIIALGVLMFSSGGRSNFRGPLPT; this is encoded by the exons AGCTCGCGAATCGCGTATCCAAGAAGAAT ATTCCAAAGAAGAGCTTAAACACTGTTTTTTCCTCAGTTTCCGAAGATGTAACAGTGGACACTTCAAACAATTCTCTGGATTCTACTCCAGTTTCTGAGATTTCCGAGGTCAATGATGATGGAGACATCACCGCG AGTCTGATGCTGGTGCCAGATCAAGCTCTCTCAGCTTCATCAGAGACTTCCTTCTCCTCTGATCTCATTCCGTCTCCACAGGCCAGTGTTGATAAGGACGAACCAGACCATGTCTCTCTGAGTATTGGAAAATCAAGCGAATACGTTGCCTCAAACTTTGGTTCTGTGGAGGCTGAGATTGTAGCGGGCTTTCTCAGGGAAGCTCGGACTCAGGTCTCGAATGCCGGCTTGGATACCAAATCTAAGAAGCTTCTGGATGCACTGCTTGAGATTGTCATAGAGGACTTCCACACTTTGCCTGTAAAGAGGGACCGGGCTGCAGAGCTTCTGTCAGCAAAAACTTACATAGTGATAGTATGTTTCTTGCTCTGGATCATTGCATTAGGTGTATTGATGTTCAGCTCTGGAGGCCGAAGCAATTTTCGTGGACCTCTGCCTACTTGA